The proteins below are encoded in one region of Buteo buteo chromosome 22, bButBut1.hap1.1, whole genome shotgun sequence:
- the XIAP gene encoding E3 ubiquitin-protein ligase XIAP isoform X1 → MTCNVPDNISEACATPDTDHDQEWAQEHYRLGTFVEFPLNCPVSTSALAQAGFIYTGEGDKVKCFSCNTTIEGWAPGDSAVETHKKLSPNCKFITESTCLENNIHPLSQNYQHRTENGSSNSALPCTLDDASDVEADYLLRTRQVVDMSDTLYPKNPAMCSEETRLKSFHSWPLNSQLTPKELANAGFYYTGIDDQVACFCCGGKLKKWEPSDRAWSEHKRHFPKCFFVLGRDVGNVPSESVPAELGSSGLNSAQHPRNPSMAKYGRRLQTFLTWIYPVDKEQLAEAGFYSIGNGDHVVCFHCGGGLQEWKENEDPWDQHAKWFPGCRFVRKEKGLEFINNVHLRDGYRDSTTEAAEGTVLPKDDLLQNPLVQGAIDMGFSLSEIRNTMEKRLQMSGESHTTVEDLVADLISAQKENTREEGPNEIPVEQDELIQLQNLYLSTEEKLRRLQEEKLCKICMAKDISVALIPCGHLVACKECAEALNECPLCRTNIMKRQEIFMY, encoded by the exons ATGACGTGTAATGTCCCAGATAACATCTCTGAAGCTTGTGCCACTCCAGACACTGACCATGACCAGGAATGGGCACAGGAACACTACCGACTAGGAACTTTTGTTGAATTTCCACTTAACTGTCCAGTTTCGACATCAGCACTAGCACAAGCTGGCTTTATTTATACTGGAGAAGGTGACAAAGTGAAGTGCTTCAGTTGCAATACAACTATTGAAGGATGGGCGCCTGGGGATTCTGCAGTTGAGACACACAAAAAGCTTTCCCCAAATTGCAAATTTATTACTGAATCTACTTGTCTGGAAAATAACATACATCCTCTCTCTCAGAACTACCAGCATAGAACTGAAAACGGTTCCAGCAATTCAGCCCTCCCATGTACTCTGGATGACGCATCTGATGTGGAGGCAGATTACCTCCTGAGAACTAGGCAGGTTGTGGATATGTCAGATACTTTGTATCCTAAAAACCCTGCTATGTGCAGTGAAGAGACAAGATTAAAGTCTTTTCACAGCTGGCCCCTCAATAGCCAGTTGACACCAAAGGAATTAGCTAATGCTGGATTCTATTATACAGGTATTGATGATCAAGTGGCATGTTTTTGTTGTGGTGGAAAATTGAAAAAGTGGGAACCCAGTGACAGAGCTTGGTCAGAACACAAGAGGCATTTTCCCAAATGCTTTTTTGTCCTGGGCCGAGATGTTGGAAATGTTCCAAGTGAATCTGTTCCTGCTGAGCTTGGGAGCAGTGGTTTGAACAGTGCACAGCATCCAAGGAATCCATCTATGGCAAAATATGGAAGACgtttacaaacatttttaacttGGATATATCCTGTTGACAAGGAGCAACTTGCTGAAGCTGGTTTCTATAGCATAG GTAATGGTGATCATGTGGTTTGTTTCCACTGTGGTGGAGGATTGCAagaatggaaggaaaatgaagaccCATGGGATCAACATGCCAAATGGTTTCCTGG gTGCAGATttgtgagaaaggaaaaggggctAGAATTTATAAATAATGTTCACTTAAGAGATGGATATAGGGATTCAACA ACAGAAGCTGCTGAAGGGACAGTACTTCCTAAAG ATGATCTCTTACAGAATCCTTTGGTACAAGGTGCCATAGACATGGGTTTCAGTTTGTCTGAGATTAGGAACACCATGGAAAAGAGATTGCAGATGTCTGGAGAAAGTCACACAACTGTTGAGGATCTGGTAGCAGACTTAATAAgtgctcagaaagaaaatacaagggAAGAAGGACCAAATGAAATCCCAGTTGAGCAAGATGAGCTTATTCAATTACAAAACCTCT aTCTCAGTACTGAAGAGAAGTTAAGACGcttgcaggaagaaaagctttgtaaaatCTGTATGGCTAAAGACATATCAGTCGCCCTCATTCCCTGTGGTCACCTAGTTGCCTGTAAGGAATGTGCTGAAGCACTTAATGAATGCCCTCTGTGTCGTACAAATATTatgaaaagacaggaaattTTTATGTATTAG
- the XIAP gene encoding E3 ubiquitin-protein ligase XIAP isoform X2: MTCNVPDNISEACATPDTDHDQEWAQEHYRLGTFVEFPLNCPVSTSALAQAGFIYTGEGDKVKCFSCNTTIEGWAPGDSAVETHKKLSPNCKFITESTCLENNIHPLSQNYQHRTENGSSNSALPCTLDDASDVEADYLLRTRQVVDMSDTLYPKNPAMCSEETRLKSFHSWPLNSQLTPKELANAGFYYTGIDDQVACFCCGGKLKKWEPSDRAWSEHKRHFPKCFFVLGRDVGNVPSESVPAELGSSGLNSAQHPRNPSMAKYGRRLQTFLTWIYPVDKEQLAEAGFYSIGNGDHVVCFHCGGGLQEWKENEDPWDQHAKWFPGCRFVRKEKGLEFINNVHLRDGYRDSTTEAAEGTVLPKDLSTEEKLRRLQEEKLCKICMAKDISVALIPCGHLVACKECAEALNECPLCRTNIMKRQEIFMY; encoded by the exons ATGACGTGTAATGTCCCAGATAACATCTCTGAAGCTTGTGCCACTCCAGACACTGACCATGACCAGGAATGGGCACAGGAACACTACCGACTAGGAACTTTTGTTGAATTTCCACTTAACTGTCCAGTTTCGACATCAGCACTAGCACAAGCTGGCTTTATTTATACTGGAGAAGGTGACAAAGTGAAGTGCTTCAGTTGCAATACAACTATTGAAGGATGGGCGCCTGGGGATTCTGCAGTTGAGACACACAAAAAGCTTTCCCCAAATTGCAAATTTATTACTGAATCTACTTGTCTGGAAAATAACATACATCCTCTCTCTCAGAACTACCAGCATAGAACTGAAAACGGTTCCAGCAATTCAGCCCTCCCATGTACTCTGGATGACGCATCTGATGTGGAGGCAGATTACCTCCTGAGAACTAGGCAGGTTGTGGATATGTCAGATACTTTGTATCCTAAAAACCCTGCTATGTGCAGTGAAGAGACAAGATTAAAGTCTTTTCACAGCTGGCCCCTCAATAGCCAGTTGACACCAAAGGAATTAGCTAATGCTGGATTCTATTATACAGGTATTGATGATCAAGTGGCATGTTTTTGTTGTGGTGGAAAATTGAAAAAGTGGGAACCCAGTGACAGAGCTTGGTCAGAACACAAGAGGCATTTTCCCAAATGCTTTTTTGTCCTGGGCCGAGATGTTGGAAATGTTCCAAGTGAATCTGTTCCTGCTGAGCTTGGGAGCAGTGGTTTGAACAGTGCACAGCATCCAAGGAATCCATCTATGGCAAAATATGGAAGACgtttacaaacatttttaacttGGATATATCCTGTTGACAAGGAGCAACTTGCTGAAGCTGGTTTCTATAGCATAG GTAATGGTGATCATGTGGTTTGTTTCCACTGTGGTGGAGGATTGCAagaatggaaggaaaatgaagaccCATGGGATCAACATGCCAAATGGTTTCCTGG gTGCAGATttgtgagaaaggaaaaggggctAGAATTTATAAATAATGTTCACTTAAGAGATGGATATAGGGATTCAACA ACAGAAGCTGCTGAAGGGACAGTACTTCCTAAAG aTCTCAGTACTGAAGAGAAGTTAAGACGcttgcaggaagaaaagctttgtaaaatCTGTATGGCTAAAGACATATCAGTCGCCCTCATTCCCTGTGGTCACCTAGTTGCCTGTAAGGAATGTGCTGAAGCACTTAATGAATGCCCTCTGTGTCGTACAAATATTatgaaaagacaggaaattTTTATGTATTAG